The Anabas testudineus chromosome 14, fAnaTes1.2, whole genome shotgun sequence genome includes a region encoding these proteins:
- the LOC113170904 gene encoding V-set and immunoglobulin domain-containing protein 10-like 2, giving the protein MVAQMLGLAFLFLHPCLLYFMTHGKSVYPLPPLAQQTNNVQVVYRDTAVYGVVDKAVILECGSRLPDMYIWSFTKPGTEAIKAVVFNMGKGANIQKLAEDFGQLTVISNSAALSIEKLLLSAQGLFTCQAFYETNGEFSVYYYYVYLTVRVPVTNPYLVLNDASPVEGSTMWMRCNLENGTGPIHYMWQHETRGGNVTVFAQGNTSVINVTNVNRNHTGWYSCVASNAVNSASSNRAWLDIIFGPDIPQIDVTPYTMTERGYSALEKETVSLLCQAQSNPASQYIWYYNNSQVFSGPQYTILKILRMHTGDYACMAHNTYLNTRSRKTISLTVYYPPDSLPSCSVEPARNYTSLRLLCSWAGGFPTPSLQWTGDLKLAERDQADMGQQTNSLTTTAIMLASEGLPPSSGFTCMGSHVALEQAAACSTRAYVPPVDPVCIAYVTDKQQNLMLSCSWDGGVPKAWVWWEGPGGQGKGGEENSNILRLPYGTARSGKPYICYAKHPLLVETKTCRVTLEAPVLLTQRSVVSAYEGSDVQLTCNLRANYLPVSEIAWFNNQGEGVQDTPKYMLLRTSGWANLTVRDTDETKDSGEYRCSTSNAVGGTEINVTLVVKKHPVPPNATLVKVNYNSQQRNEVELEWKVQNETNGGWTSFILEHKWVSERPGRRSNDSKKATERIPAPDWYSTIIQDPEARSHTVGKLTPTFTYQFRITPVNYRTVGHPSAARTPAEPRNNMYPAVVGAAIGGMLFATILTVLLLMYIVRNRNNNPRLHDMLFGLQHSQSRENINIPEDEVVGSMEGGTEEIVGSSTPGPTMALPRAASPLATSPQSATPSVSQDPPPGDDEPVSVTITVKATGS; this is encoded by the exons gtgtgtATCCTCTCCCCCCTCTAGCGCAGCAAACCAACAATGTGCAGGTGGTGTATCGGGACACCGCTGTGTATGGTGTGGTGGACAAAGCAGTGATCCTAGAGTGCGGCTCCAGGCTACCTGACATGTATATATGGAGCTTCACCAAGCCCGGCACTGAAGCAATAAAAGCCGTGGTGTTTAATATGGGAAAAGGAGCAAATATCCAGAAGCTGGCTGAGGACTTTGGGCAGCTGACAGTCATTTCAAACAGTGCAGCTCTGAGCATCGAGAAACTTCTCCTGAGTGCACAGGGCCTGTTCACCTGCCAGGCCTTCTATGAAACAAACGGGGAGTTCAGTGTGTATTACTACTACGTGTACCTCACCGTCCGAg TGCCGGTCACGAATCCTTACCTGGTGCTGAATGATGCATCTCCAGTGGAAGGCTCAACAATGTGGATGCGCTGCAATCTGGAAAACGGGACAGGACCAATCCACTATATGTGGCAGCATGAAACCCGCGGCGGCAACGTCACAGTTTTTGCACAGGGCAACACCAGCGTGATCAATGTGACCAATGTGAACCGCAACCACACCGGCTGGTACAGCTGCGTGGCCAGTAATGCCGTCAACAGTGCGAGCTCCAACCGGGCATGGCTGGACATCATCT tTGGCCCCGACATTCCTCAGATAGATGTGACTCCGTACACTATGACAGAGCGGGGCTACTCAGCGTTGGAGAAAGAGACTGTTTCTTTGCTGTGTCAAGCCCAGTCCAACCCGGCCAGTCAGTACATCTGGTACTATAACAACTCCCAGGTCTTCAGTGGACCACAGTACACCATCCTTAAGATCCTCCGCATGCACACCGGCGACTACGCCTGCATGGCACACAACACCTACCTAAATACCCGTTCCAGAAAAACCATCAGCCTGACTGTCTACT ACCCACCTGACAGCTTGCCGTCCTGTTCAGTGGAGCCGGCTCGGAATTACACCTCACTGAGACTGCTCTGCTCCTGGGCCGGTGGATTCCCCACCCCTTCCCTCCAATGGACTGGAGACCTGAAACTTGCAGAGCGAGACCAGGCTGACATGGGGCAGCAAACAAATTCACTGACCACCACTGCCATCATGCTGGCGTCTGAAGGCCTACCTCCCAGCAGTGGGTTTACATGCATGGGCTCCCACGTGGCGCTCGAACAGGCGGCAGCATGCAGCACACGTGCAT ATGTCCCCCCTGTCGATCCAGTGTGTATCGCCTATGTCACTGACAAACAGCAGAATTTGATGCTGTCCTGCTCCTGGGATGGAGGGGTCCCAAAAGCCTGGGTGTGGTGGGAAGGTCCAGGAGGTCAAGGAAAAGGTGGAGAAGAAAACTCCAACATCCTGCGTCTTCCCTACGGCACCGCCCGAAGTGGAAAGCCATACATCTGCTATGCTAAACATCCACTTCTAGTTGAAACCAAGACCTGCAGGGTCACACTAG AGGCCCCCGTGTTGTTGACGCAGCGCAGCGTTGTGTCTGCGTATGAGGGGAGTGATGTGCAGCTCACCTGCAACCTGAGAGCCAACTACCTTCCAGTCAGTGAAATTGCGTGGTTTAACAATCAGGGTGAGGGCGTCCAAGACACCCCTAAATACATGCTGCTGCGAACATCTGGATGGGCCAATCTGACAGTAAGAGACACAGATGAGACTAAAGACAGCGGCGAGTACAGGTGCTCCACTTCCAACGCAGTGGGAGGAACTGAAATCAATGTCACTTTAGTCGTCAAGA AGCACCCAGTGCCACCCAATGCAACTCTGGTCAAAGTGAACTACAACAGCCAACAGCGTAATGAGGTGGAGCTGGAGTGGAAGGTGCAAAACGAGACCAACGGGGGTTGGACCAGTTTCATCCTGGAGCACAAATGGGTGTCAGAGCGGCCAGGAAGGAGAAGCAATGATTCCAAAAAGGCTACAGAGAGAATCCCTGCGCCAGACTGGTACTCCACCATCATCCAGGATCCAGAAGCCAGGAGTCACACAGTAGGGAAACTGACACCGACCTTTACCTACCAGTTCCGCATCACACCCGTCAATTACCGCACCGTTGGACACCCTTCTGCAGCAAGGACTCCAG CGGAACCACGCAACAACATGTACCCCGCTGTAGTCGGAGCAGCTATAGGTGGGATGCTTTTTGCCACCATCCTCACGGTGCTGCTGCTCATGTACATAGTCCGCAACCGCAACAACAATCCCC GACTACACGACATGCTGTTTGGCTT gcaGCACAGCCAGTCGAGGGAAAACATCAACATCCCAGAGGATGAAGTGGTTGGCAGTATGGAGGGAGGAACTGAGGAAATTGTTGGATCATCCACTCCAG GTCCAACCATGGCTTTACCCCGGGCAGCTTCACCCCTCGCCACATCACCTCAGAGTGCCACCCCCTCCGTCAGCCAAGACCCTCCCCCTGGAGATGACGAGCCTGTGAGCGTCACCATCACCGTCAAGGCTACAGGCTCATAG
- the LOC113170512 gene encoding complement factor B-like: MGFSGWHWFAALSCLLCMGEVQCDCGEEKVEIQGGHYTLTKGLASDSMLVYHCPEGFYPHPAVARVCQPNGSWKPAPETFQRQKCRMVECPDPNVLEYRNVSPPQEKYFVHNETSYECYSGYTLRGSSRRVCLPNGKWSGSLPICSRDSEATCADPGIPPGGLRTGNIFDIDDTVKYTCSSNMFLVGSSERVCQENGQWTGTEPTCFYRHTYDTPREVSEAFGRAIKETLTFLDCTSDTHVGKKIRICKSGTLNIYIGVDISESIDKECVKQATSAVISLIRKISSFTVTPNYEIAFFSSEIFEVVNIVEFLDNKGTKEAFIKKVEDFKAEDRNTAGTDLNLIFKTFLERMAVIKQRVGEEAFKEHRHVIIVFTDGAYNMGGSPAPTLARIKNMVYMNHTVEKETQSRDDYLDIYIFAVGAEIFDEDLQPLTSSKNGERFYFRMKDIDNLSEIFDEIIDGNEVKGLCGLHKDYNKDNTKTSKREMYPWYADITVQSVDGGGSSKCFGSLVSPDFILTAAHCFKFGNLPSHVTVDIGIEGGRGKKIKNVILHPKYNVSAKVKEGVKEFYDYDIALIQLENHVDYSSTIRPICIPCTQDTSDALQLVGESTCKRQEEILLKNHIEPLTFLTRTTNIVEEKDVRAKLGDNRDECISHALQSDNNTITAKDPKVAVTDNFLCTGGRSPRRDHISCTGDSGGAVFKNYEHRTIQVGVVSWGNKKKCESGGLVESDDTSRDFHINLFRVVPFLKSILGNDNQDEYTPLTFLKN; encoded by the exons ATGGGATTCTCTGGTTGGCACTGGTTTGCTGCTCTTTCATGCCTCCTCTGTATGG GTGAAGTTCagtgtgactgtggagaagaaaaggTTGAAATACAAGGAGGTCATTACACGCTGACCAAGGGGCTGGCGAGTGACAGCATGCTGGTCTACCACTGTCCTGAGGGCTTCTATCCACACCCTGCTGTGGCCCGCGTGTGCCAACCTAATGGCAGCTGGAAACCAGCACCTGAAACATTCCAACGTCAGAAATGCAGGA TGGTTGAATGCCCAGACCCCAATGTGTTAGAGTACAGAAACGTGTCCCCTCCTCAGGAGAAGTACTTTGTGCACAATGAGACCAGTTATGAGTGCTACTCTGGATACACACTGCGAGGCTCATCCAGGCGCGTTTGCCTACCAAACGGAAAGTGGAGCGGATCCCTTCCAATCTGCAGCAGAGACT CAGAAGCTACTTGTGCTGACCCTGGTATCCCACCTGGTGGCTTAAGAACAGGGAACATCTTCGACATTGACGACACAGTGAAATACACCTGCAGTAGCAACATGTTTTTGGTGGGATCGAGTGAAAGAGTGTGTCAGGAGAACGGCCAGTGGACCGGCACTGAGCCAACATGCTTCT acagacacacttatGACACACCCCGGGAGGTGTCAGAGGCATTTGGTCGTGCAATCAAAGAGACCCTCACTTTTTTAGATTGCACCA GTGACAcacatgtggggaaaaaaatcaggATTTGCAAAAGTGGGACACTCAACATCTATATCGGTGTGGATATTTCTGAGAGCATAGATAAGGAATGCGTAAAACAGGCAACATCTGCTGTCATCAGTCTTATTAGAAAG ATTTCATCTTTTACAGTGACTCCAAACTATGAAATTGCCTTTTTCTCTTCTGAAATATTTGAAGTTGTCAACATTGTTGAGTTTTTGGATAACAAAGGAACAAAAGAGGCCTTCATAAAAAAAGTGGAAGATTTTAAAGCAGAAG acagaaacactgcTGGAACAGATCTGAACCTCATTTTTAAGACCTTCCTGGAGAGAATGGCTGTAATAAAGCAGCGAGTTGGGGAAGAAGCTTTCAAGGAGCATCGACACGTCATCATCGTTTTCACCGATG GTGCTTATAATATGGGCGGCTCACCTGCTCCCACTCTGGCTAGAATAAAGAACATGGTATACATGAACCACACTGTCGAAAAAGAGACTCAGTCAAGAGATGACTATCTCG ACATTTATATCTTTGCTGTTGGAGCAGAAATCTTTGATGAAGACCTGCAGCCCCTCACATCAAGTAAAAATGGCGAGCGGTTCTATTTCAGAATGAAGGATATTGACAATTTAAGTGAGATCTTTGATGAGATAATTG ATGGAAATGAAGTCAAGGGTTTGTGTGGCCTTCACAAGGACTATAACAAAGACAATACCAAAACCAGTAAAAGGGAAATGTACCCGTGGTATGCAGACATTACTGTCCAG AGCGTCGATGGAGGGGGAAGCAGTAAGTGCTTCGGCTCCCTGGTGTCCCCCGACTTTATTttgactgctgctcactgcttcAAATTTGGAAATCTACCTTCACATGTCACAGTAGATATTGGTATTGAAGGTGGCAGAG GGAAAAAGATCAAAAATGTCATATTACACCCAAAGTACAATGTTAGTGCCAAAGTAAAGGAGGGAGTGAAGGAGTTCTATGACTATGATATTGCTCTCATTCAACTGGAGAATCATGTTGACTACTCCTCCACCATCAG ACCTATTTGCATACCTTGCACCCAGGACACCAGCGATGCTCTACAGCTGGTTGGTGAATCCACCTGCAAGAGACAAG AGGAGATTCTGTTGAAGAATCATATTGAACCCCTCACTTTCCTGACCAGGACAACAAACATAGTTGAAGAAAAAGATGTCCGTGCTAAGCTTGGTGATAAc AGAGATGAATGCATCAGTCATGCTCTACAATCAGATAACAATACTATAACAGCAAAGGATCCAAAGGTTGCTGTGACTGATAACTTCCTGTGCACCGGTGGTCGGTCTCCTAGAAGGGATCACATATCATGTACAG GTGACTCTGGAGGTGCTGTGTTCAAAAACTACGAACATCGCACGATTCAG GTTGGAGTGGTCAGCTGGGGAAATAAGAAGAAATGCGAATCGGGTGGTCTTGTCGAGTCAGATGACACGTCCAGAGATTTCCACATTAATCTTTTCAGAGTTGTTCCATTTCTCAAATCGATCCTTGGAAATGACAACCAGGATGAATATACACCACTTACGTTTTTGAAGAACTAA
- the chek1 gene encoding serine/threonine-protein kinase Chk1, translating to MAVPFVQDWDLVQTLGEGAYGEVRLLVNRQTEEAVAVKVIDTSQAKECAENVKKEICVHKMLNHDNIVRFFGHRKEGSTVYLFLEYCTGGELFDRIEPDVGMAEKDAHKFFKQLIAAVEYLHSVGITHRDIKPENILLDDKDNLKLSDFGLATMFRFKGRERLLSRLCGTLPYVAPELLSQTEYKAQPADIWACGIVLTAMLAGELPWDQPTDSCQEYSDWLQKKTYLPPWKKIQPTPLSLLSKLLVASPDARITITDLQKDRWFTHGVKPPPGSLSSEGNKQFRSDVGLKSRTNSDDRMQFSSSQPDLAAGGWEAMLLISQADGQVSFSQPTKPEHMLLGSQLLGTPGASQSPWQRLVRRMTRFFTTVNADSSVSALKDACNGLALGFKLTCTKQVTVSTLDKRNNKLIFKVHLLEMNQRVLLDFRLSKGDGLEFKRLFVKIKQKLSDIVSTQKILLPIT from the exons ATGGCGGTGCCTTTTGTGCAGGACTGGGACCTCGTCCAGACACTGGGAGAAGGAGCCTATGGAGA AGTGAGGCTGCTTgtgaacagacaaacagaggaggCGGTTGCAGTGAAGGTGATTGATACCTCTCAGGCTAAAGAGTGTGCTGAAAATGTCAAGAAAGAGATTTGCGTCCATAAG ATGCTCAACCACGACAACATTGTACGCTTTTTTGGCCATCGGAAGGAAGGATCGACTGTGTACCTCTTTCTGGAGTATTGCACCGGAGGAGAACTGTTCGACCGAATTG agcctGATGTGGGTATGGCAGAGAAAGATGCTCATAAATTTTTCAAGCAGCTAATAGCAGCTGTG GAGTACCTTCACAGTGTTGGCATCACCCACAGAGACATAAAGCCAGAGAACATTTTGCTCGATGACAAAG ATAACCTGAAGCTGAGCGATTTTGGCCTCGCCACCATGTTTCGTTTCAAAGGACGAGAGCGCCTTCTCAGTCGACTCTGTGGGACTCTACCCTACGTAGCTCCAGAGCTTCTGAGCCAAACAGAGTACAAAGCTCAGCCAGCAGATATCTGGGCTTGTGGTATAGTCCTCACTGCTATGCTAGCTGGAG AGTTGCCGTGGGACCAGCCCACTGACAGCTGTCAAGAGTACTCAGATTGgcttcaaaagaaaacataccTACCTCCTTGGAAGAAAATTCAACCAACACCTCTTA GTTTGTTGTCTAAATTACTAGTGGCAAGTCCAGATGCACGCATCACCATCACAGACCTACAGAAAGACCGCTGGTTTACACACG gtgtAAAACCGCCTCCAGGTTCTCTGAGCtcagaaggaaacaaacagtttCGATCAGACGTGGGACTCAAATCCCGGACCAACAG TGATGACAGGATGCAGTTTTCCAGCTCTCAGCCTGATCTTGCAGCAGGTGGCTGGGAAGCCATGTTGTTAATCAGCCAGGCTGATGGTCAAGTCAGCTTCTCCCAGCCAACCAAGCCAGAGCACATGTTGCTGGGTAGTCAGCTACTGGGAACACCAGGAGCCAGTCAG TCACCGTGGCAGAGATTGGTGCGGAGAATGACACGTTTTTTCACCACTGTGAATGCTGACTCATCAGTATCGGCACTGAAAGACGCCTGCAATGGTCTAGCACTTGGCTTTAAACTCACTTGCACCAAACAG GTGACAGTGAGCACGCTGGACAAACGCAACAACAAACTCATCTTTAAAGTCCATTTGCTAGAGATGAATCAAAGAGTGCTGCTGGACTTCAGACTGTCTAAG ggGGATGGTTTGGAGTTTAAACGTCTCTTTGTGAAGATTAAACAGAAGCTTAGCGACATTGTCAGCACTCAGAAGATTTTACTCCCCATCACATGA